DNA from Sorex araneus isolate mSorAra2 chromosome 6, mSorAra2.pri, whole genome shotgun sequence:
TTCACCCCCTGCACCGCCACCTGTTGGGGAGGTAGCTGACCATGTGGAGGGCTGGCAGGGTTGCCCACATGAGCATGAGTGTCTCAAGGGCCTCATTCTGCCGAAGCGAGTGGTAACACTGTGGCTTCTTTCCCGGGTGGCCGCCCAGGCCCGGTGCTTGTGCTTGCCCTTCCCACAGTGCACAGCTCTCAGTCCCTGGGGtgttctccccacccacccccaggccacCAGGAAGCCATCGCCGTGTGCCTGCATGTCCAGACGCAGAGGGTTGTCAACGAGTCCCTGTGTGACAGAACCCACCGGCCCCCAGCCATGAGCCAGACGTGCAACACTAAGCCCTGTCCACCCAGGTGGGTGCTCACTCATGCCAGCACATGCACGCTGGGGAGCCTGCTGGGAAGGGCATTTGTGCAAGACACGCCCTAGAAGAGACCTGTCTGGGGTCAGGCCAGGAGGAGCCATATGTTGTTCTCAGCAGCCTCATTGttccttcctccccttttcccttcccctcccctcttatcctcttccctcctctccctattcctcccttcccatcccttccctACCCCTCCTCACCCAACACCTCCTTACTTCTCCCCTCCTGTCCtcacccctcttctcccctcctctcctcttccggtccctcctcttccccttctctccacccttcctctcctgtcccctccttgCCTCtactttcctctcctcttcccatcCCTCttctcatctcctctcctcttcctgttcctcctctcctttcctcttcccacccctcttgtcccctcctctccccacccctcctctcctttcctcttcccacccctcttgtcccttcctctccccacccctcctctcctttcctcttcccaaccctccccttctttcctcttctttcttctctttccgtccctcccctccctacctcttctctttccttctccctcctcccctcccctactcTCTCTGTCACAGGTGGCAGACAGGCCCATGGGGACCCTGCTCAGCTAGCTGTGGGGTGGGCATCCAGACCCGAGAGGTTCAGTGCCTGCACCCTGGGGAGTCCTCAGCCCCACTCCAGGACTGCCCTGAGGAGAAGCCTCATGGCTTGCAAGCCTGCAGCCagttcccctgcccccccacctggcATGTCGAGGACTGGCAGCAGGTAGGCCAGCCAACACCCCACACAGCAGACGGTGGCAGGGCCCGCACCCCTGCGGCCTCACCGTGGCCTTGCCCCTCTCAGTGCTCTAGGACATGCGGGGGTGGCACCCAGTGGCGGAGGGTCACCTGCAGGCAGCTGCTCACAGACGGTAGCTTCCGGAGTCTCTCAGATGAGCTGTGCCCAGTGCCCAAGGCCTCGTCCCACAAGTCCTGTGCCAGAATTGACTGTCCGCCTCAGCTCACCACAGGCCACTGGTCACAGGTGAGGCCCTTGCAGCAGCTGCTCCTTCAGGTCAGCCTCTGAAGCCTgcctgcagagggcaggggcacAGGAGGACTGTAGGGTTCCTCACTTGTTCTGGGAAGGGTAGGAAAGTGGACCACAGCCCACTCTCTCCTGATTCCATGGGACCCCTCTTGGCTCGTGCACCCCAGACTCATCCACTGCAGCCCTGGCTGCTGCCCTTCTGAGGCACCCCCTTTGCAGTGCTCTGTGAGCTGTGGCCGGGGGACTCAACGCAGGAAGCAGGTGTGCCACAGGCTGACAGCTGGGGGCCGGCGTGTGCCTGCCAGCAAGCAGATGTGTGAGCCCAATGCAGAACTCCCACTTGTGCGGACCTGCTGGATGCCAGCCTGCCCTGGTAAGCACCCCCACGTACCACCTGTCCACACACCCCCAGGTGACACCCAGAGCAGATCATGTGGGATCCAGGATGACGACGTTGATTGGGTGTGGAGGGAACCCATGCATGTTCTGTCCTGGGGGTGTTGTGTTGTAACCTCACGGGGTTCAGCTGCCAGGGTGCCTGAGAGCTGGGCCATGTCCAAGCTAGGGGCCCTGGTTTGTGCAGGACCCCGTGTAATGCCCGAGCACTGAGCATGCTCTGTCTCCGCGTTTCCACAGCGGACGGAGCCCAGAAGCACGTGGTGGCTCGGCCTCGGAAGCTGCCACCCGCTGCGCCGGTCACtgacctcctcctccctcctccccgcagcGGTGCAGGCGGAGCTCGGGGGGCAGCGCCCTGAGATCCTCGGCGTGCGCAGGGTTTACATTCAGACCCGGGCACAGCTGCGCGTCACCCTGACGGTGGGCAGCAGAGCCTACCTGTGGCCCAACACTTCCGTGGTCatccggtgccccgtgcgccacTTCCAGAGACTGCAGGTCCGGTGGGAGAAGGACGGCCACTGTCTGCACAGCTCCCCACGCCTGGCCATCACCAAGTCAGGTGCCCTGAAACTGCGCCGCCTCGCCGCTCCCGATATCGGCACCTACCACTGCATCGCAGGCTCTGCTCGGGACTCTGTCCTCCTCAAGCTCATTGGGACAGACAACCggctcctcctgcccccagcagtcagagagcagagtggagtctctcccactctggagagcctggaCCATCAGGCCGACCCCCTCGGAGCCACACGCCATAAAATGAGAGCCAGCCAGAAGGTGCTTCAGTCAGTCAAGGGCCAGGCTGCCCAGCAGCCTTCCTGGGACGCACTGTTGGGCCCCTGTGGGGGCACTGGCAGCTTCTGGGAGCTGCAGCAGCTGGAAGGGGCTGCACAACTCGGAGCATACAGTATGGACGTGGGCCAGTTCGAGGAGCTAATTCGGAACATGAGCCAGCTGGTGGGCACAGGGGAAGCGGGTGATGACCTGGCATCTCAGCTCATCTACCAGCTGGTGGCCAGCCTTGCAGCTGTGCCCCAGCAGAGAGAGGTACCCCCATACCCAGACATGGAAGGCACAGGCAAACCCACCCTCCAACCTCAGGGACCCACTCTTGTGCGTTCCAACCAGGCACCCTCTGTGTCACTGAACCAGACAGTCAACATCAGGATTGGAGACACAGCATATGTGACACCCAGGACCACAGTTGTCAACATCTTGTGTGAGCTGCTCACCCCCATGGAGGCCACATTCATGTGGACCAAGAATGGGGCTCCTGTCCAGCCCTCTGACAGGTGAGCAGGCCCCCATGCGCCCTGGAACACCTCCAGCAAGTGGAATTTTGTACGTTCTGGAACACCTTCCACTGCCTCTCAGGCTCCCCACAGCATCTTCCGCTGCTCCAGGGAAGGTGGCGCAGAAACATGGGACAGTCTTCTCCCCTCACTGCATACCCATGGGCCCAAGGTGGGCACAGCCCTCAGAAGTCCTTCCTACAGGGCATGTAGCATTTAGAAATGAAATCAGTGACAGGCCATTCATGACAGAATCAGCTGCAGTGACCCCACAGGGATACTCAGCAGGGTGAGCGGGGGCACAGCTGTGGGGTGGAGTTGTGCAGTCACAAGATACAGGGACACATTCCCTGAGTCCACTGTTAGTGGCCCTGGAAGAAGCAGATATGTTATGTGAATGTGTTTTCTGACTGTTCTAGAATAATCTGGGATGGAATGGGGAAAATGCAGATACGGAACCCAACGAAGAAAGAAGAAGGGCTTTATGGATGCTTGGTGTCCAGCCATCTGGGTTCCGACACAGAACGTTCTCTGGTGTTGTTCGCAGGTACCCCGGAGTGATGCAGAAAGCCTGCTGGGTGTGGGGTTCCACATGCAGCTTGGGGGCCACAGTTCCTCAACTGCAGCAGCTTCAGTCACCCAATGCCACCTTAGTGGCATTTGGAAACAGCCTTATTTGTTATCTTTGTTACTTGCCCATTCAGTCATCATGTAGTCAGCCCTCCACTTACACATATGCTTCCCCCATCCATCTGCCTATCCCTCCATCTTTCAATTtgtttatccatccatccatttatccatccattcattcttccatccctctatcctgtccatccctccatccatctgtccatccatctatcctTCCATCCATTCATGTCTGTCCATATATTTatcatccatccctctacccacctgtccatccctccatccatttatccatacATCTATtcattcttccacccctctctccatcccttcccttatctatccatccctctctccctgcatctTTGCCTCCAGCTGCcaaccattcatttattcaccatATGTTTGTTCTTCTGTCCACCAGTTGTGTCTTCAGGTAGTGTCCTGTGAACTTACAGGTGCTCTGATGGACACTGAGAGATCCAGGACAGTGTCCTCTGCTCTCAAAAGAGAACTGTCTCCAGAATCATCCTCAGAGTCTTTATCAAGGGGCAGAAGTGAAGATAGAATCATTCCCAGAGCTTTGTCCAGGGGCAGAAGCAGGAATGTAATGCAGTTTCCTGTCCCCTTTGCTTCTAGAGGCCCCTGCCATCCTATCTGTGGAAAGAGTGGTCACTGTGCCCAAGCATAGCCACCTGTCAGTCGTAGTTGGGGGTGTCATCGAAGCCGCTTTGGGAGCCAACGTGATGATCCACTGTCCTACAGATGGTGAGTGTGGTCTCCTTCAGGTTGCCACATGGCTCTGGCAGTGGCAGAGATGACAGCTAGCATTTGGCTCACCAACCTTTTGCCTGGAAGGCTTCTCTTCTGCTTCCAGTGTGCTCGAGAGCAGAGCCACGGGCTGAACCCATTGCAGCATCTTGGTTCCCATGAGGCTGAGCTGCACATTCATGCAGGTGTAGAAAGGTTCCAGGCTGCTGGTCTAGTAGACAGTGGAGGGGCTGCGCCATGCTGTAAATATACTAACTAGCCATTGCAGTGGGTGAATTTTATGATGTGTGAATTACATTTCAGTAAGCccttataaaaatatcaataaatttctCTGTGTTAAATGGTTTGGCAATTCCCCCCAAAGTTAAAGAAATGACCCCCATTCCAGTGATAGGTATCCATGAGATGATTGAAAACACATGTTCACATAGAAACTCGTTTGAATGCTCCAAACTGTCGTTCACAAAGGCCCAAGTGCGGGAATGATACAGAGGTCCCCCATCTAATGAAGAGGTAGACAAAGCGTGTTCTCTGCACACTTGGGTATTTTTTTCAGCAATAGATAGAACCAGGGGCCTTATATAGATGTGGTCAGGGccgagtgcagaacctggagccAGTACCACTGAGGGAATGGATCAGGGACCCGAAAACTCAAGAGACAGGGCAACAGTGGCCAGGAGAAGGTGAGTGGAAAGCAGTCTggtccaggttggccatgtgcacagCAACTGCCTTTCTCACTGTCCTTTAGCTCTTGTCCTGGAATTGGCCACTTGTCCAAACAATCTTCATAAACTAGTCCTGCCTCTGGGGCTCATGGACACCCTGCAGAGGAGGGTATGGCTGGGGGTGCACAGGACTTTGGGGGCTTGTTTCCAAAGTCCCTTTGAGCCGGTGACCAGTGGGAGGGATTTTCTCCCCTTGGATCTGCCATTCTCTGGCTCTTGGGCAACCTGCTGGCTGGCATCTATCATGTGAGTCTCTGGCCTGTTCCCAAGGCACTTACCTTTGTTGTGTGCACTTTTATCCCATAGGTGTCCCTGCACCCCATGTGACTTGGGCAAAGGCAGGAGGAGGGCATCTGAGTGATGGTGACTCTTCGCTTCTCAGTGCGTCCCTGCGACTGTACAGTGTCGGCCTCCGCGATGAGGGCACCTATGTCTGCACAGCCACCAATGCCCTGGGGGAGGCAACGGCCCACACTGAACTACGCCTGCAGGGTGAGTGTGAGCAGATCTGCAGCAAAGGGACAGTGTCAgcctgacctgagcactgcccacaACCCCATGAGCTGGCTCTGGGTCTCTCTTTCTGGGTCCTATGTCCTCTCTGCCTGGGAACCCACCCTGGGCCTGTTCATCTCTCGGAGTCCAGGTGCCTCTGCTTCCACCTCCATACCTGCCaatcctcttccctccacccctcccgctGTGAGTGCCCAGTTACTCCCTGCAGCCCAGCACATGTGTGCACGTATTCCTGTATGCTCCTGCACAGGCATGCTTTCACACAAGTATGCCACACAAATGCATGTTTGTGTGATACACATGGACACAAGTACATGCTTGCATATGCATGCTTATATATGCCATACATAGCTTAGtgcacatacatgaacacacatgctTATGCACATCACATGTAAgtttgtgtacatgcatgtgtgtgcttaaTGCATGCACACCCACATATATGGACAAGTTTGCATGCACACTCATGTGTGCCACACATCATTTTGTGCACATACATGGATACATGTGCATATTTATGTACATGTCGTGttgcacacagatgtacacatataGCATACATGCTTATGCACATGCATGAACATGAACACCTGTACACATGCAAACCATATGTAAGATTCACATAAGCATGCATAATGTGTTTATGCATATGACATGTATAAGCATGTTCATAAACACATATAAGAACCACTGTAAGCAACACACATAAGCACATATGAGTACAGTTATACACAGGAACCCAACACATGACATGTATaagcatgtatatgtatacacaggcACCCAGCATGTGACACATATGAGCATGTATGTGTACGTGTATATACATGTGCACCCCAGCACATAACATATATAGGTATATGCATTGTATATGGATACCCAGCACATGACACATATAagcatatacatgtgtacatggATGCCTTAGCACATCGCATATAAGTGTGCTAAGTGTATAAGTGTGGGCATGTACATGGATACCCCAGCTTGTGGCACATCtaagcatatacatatacacaggcacCTCAATTCGTGAGTTATATAAGCATGGTCATGTACATGGGCACTGCAGCTTGTGACTTGTTTaagtgtgcacatgtacatgggTACCCTTAGTTTTTGACATGTACAAGCATGTGCATATACATGGACACCCCAACTCATGACTTGTTTAAGCATTGCATGTACATGAGCACCCCAGCTTTTGACATGTATAAGCATGTGCATATACGTTGGCACCCCAGCTTGTGACTTGTTTAAGCATGTGTATGTACATGGGTTCTCCCTGTTTTTCTCAGCCTGCATAGGGAGAAGTGACCACAGCCCCACTGTTCCCACTCCTCTCATGCAGGCCCTGTGCAACTGTCCAGCCagattctccaccaccaccaccacacacacacacacacacacacacacacacacacaccacccatgACCCTTCTGCCCCTCTAGCCCTGTCTGGAGTCTGCTCGATGCACTTTCCATCTTGATTGTCAGGAGGCTTTGAGCCCAGGGATGGCAGGGACACCCAATGTTGACACGGGGACTGACAGATTCCGCCCTagaacaccccaccccacatgtaCCCCAAACCAGGGCCTACTGTGTGGCTGGCACAGGTTTGCTCTCCTGTGACTCCTCTGTAAGACCCTGGGGCCACGATGAGCACCACGTGGTTTCTCACTGGCCAGCCAGtgaccttctctcccttcctcagaACAAACACAGCCCAGCAGCCACTTTTCATTCCGCAAGAACCACAGGAAGCCCGAGGTCCACGATGCTGATCCAACAAGCGAAGCCCCCCCTCCAGGTCTGTGGTGTGGACGCTGGGAGGGGGGATCTCCTGGGCGGGAGGTGTGTGCAAGAAAATGAATTTAGCCAGCGGGCCCTCCAGGCTGTGTTTGCAATAAGTGAAATGGCACCAGGCACTGGGCCAGCTTCCTTCCTGTCCCTTTGCAGCCAGTGGTCCGCCATTCCTTTTGTACTGAGACATTTCTGGAAACCCACAGAGCTCCTCCCTCATAGGTACTAGCATTGTGGTGTTGAAGCTGCCGTCTTGGCAGCATGGTCTCCATTCTCTGCACACAGCACAAGATCTCACTTCCCCTGGTCTCAGAAGTTCCCCATGGCCACCACAGCCAGGTGGGGAAGACACTGGGTGCCAGGACATAGTGACCTCGACCTTACAGCTCTGCCAGGGAAAACACAGGGGAGCACGGGGGCCACTGGCCATGGTCCCCAATTCTTGAGGCTGTACAAACTGACCCCCATACCAAGCATCTCTTCTGTGAATGCCAGTTCAGCTGAGGAGCCTCTGGGCCCTTGACACAAGTCTCCTGGGACCAGTGTGGGGTGGAAGGGTAATACACATTACTCAGGGTCAAGGCTGACCCTTTCCTGACAGATCTGGAAGATCACTTGGTCCCTTTCCAGCCCTGTGAGTGGGAGCTGCTGTCCACTGGGTACACTAAAGGTCAAAAGATGCCTGGATCTCAAAGTGTCTGACAGTGCTGCCCACCTGGGACATTCTCCACAGATGTAGACCAATATTATGTAGGGCTGGGACATCATATAGGGGAAAGCGCTTGGCCTGCACATGGTTAACCAAGGTCTAACTTCAGGACTGTGTAAGgttcctgagcccgccaggagtgagtctcaagcacagagccaggagtgaacccccgAACACAGAaataggagtgagccctgaacacagtcagaagTGAACCCCAAGCATGAAGCCAGAAATGAGCCCCACTTCTAACACAGTGCTAGTAttatccccgagcacagagccaggagtgaatccctgaACACCAATAGTGTGTCCCTAAAACAAATGACATGGAAGGCTGAAGAGCTCTTGGGGACGGAGCATAGGCCTTGCAGGAgtctggtttcatccccagcactcagGGTGCCCTAGACACCTCAGGGATGAGCCGCAAGCATCACTCAGGGGTCCCCTACCCAAGAAAACTcagataaaagtaaaaacaacaaTGGGAAAGTGAGTGGAGCTGTGCCTTTGTCTGTTGTTCCGGGACCTGGAGCCAGCACCCTTTCCCACGAGAGCCCTTCTcatcctcctgactctgcttggaCCTGCTGGGTAGCACAGGGAGGACTGTCCCCTCTCTTGGCTCCCCAATCCTATGGGACCCTCACCCAGCCTGTGGTCTTAGGACTTGTGGCCTGTGACAGGAGTGATGTGGGCAGTCAGGACTCAGGGCCCTCCTGTGCCACAGGGTCTCCAGAATTCAGGGCCCTCCTGTGCCACAGGGTCTCCAGAATTCAGGGCCCTCCTGTGCCACAGGGTCTCCAGAATTCAGGGCCCTCCTGTGCCACAGTCTCCAGGACTCAGGGCCCTCCTGTGCCACAGGGTCCCTGGGGCTGCTGAGTGCCAGTGGCAGCAGCGGATGTCCTCTCACACCTCTACCCTAACCCTTCACTCCTCTCCACAGAACTCTCCTGGAAACTGGGGCACTGGACGCCGTGCTCAGCCTCCTGTGGCCCCTTGGGGACCCGTGTTCAGAAAGCCCAGTGTGTAACAGCCACTGGGCAGCACGTGGTTGAGGCCCTGTGTGCCCACCTGAAGAAGCCACGGGCATCTTGGCAGCCATGCCACCCCCGGGACTGCCCCCCCAGGTACGGGGCCCCACCTGTCCCAAGGGTCCTGAGGCATCTGAGATGGGATCAGCTGCAGGTTCCTGAGAGAGGGTTCTGCTGACAGAACGGTCCAGGCCAAAAGCTTCCAAGATCACAGGGTTAAAAGGACCCCAGGTCACATGGTGATAAAGGTCCAAGCTATAGGGCCTGGGTAATAGGTAACAGGGCCCAGGTCACAGGTCACAGGTAACAGGACCTGGCTCACAGGTTACCAGGCCCAGGTCATAGGTCATAGGGCCTATATCGTTGGTTATAGAGGTCACAGGTtgcatggctccagcccctggattcgGGTTCGCAGGGTCCCTGTGCTGAGTCCCTGACTCACCTCCTGTCCACTTGCTATGCCCCTTGTGCCTAAAGCTTTCAGTCCACCCAGGGCCCCCAGCTTCTCCTGGACCCCACTGCTCTGTCTCTGGAAATTGAGGCACAGCTTGAACTTCCTGGGGCCCATTTCACTGCAGCTGCCTATCCCACTTCCTGTAGCATCCCGAAACTTCTCAGTGCTGTTCCCCATCACTGTTCAAATGTGAGCACTACCTCTGGCAGGCTCATCTCCAGCCTCACGCCTCATGCCTGCCTAAAGGGTCCCCTGGGCGGGCTTGGACTCGGACAGGGACAAGTCCCCCATTCCCCCAGCCACTGGAACTGCAGGGACAGGCCCCAGCATCTCTGCTGCCTCAGTTCAAGTCCCCACTCAGAGGCCTTGGGCAACAGCTCCAACAGTGCCACATCCTTCTGTAGGCAGGCACCCCACAAAGACCCCTGAGAACCAAAAGCATGGAATTGTGACATGCCATGCCCATCTTTTAGTTTGGGGTGGGAAGTGCTGCTGGAAGGCCCCTGGCATGCTCCtgctctgtatgtgtgtatgtgtatttaggtctgagtgtatgtgtataAGTGTActtgtgagcatgtatgtgtctctgtgtgtatgtgtgaatgcacatgtgtgtggtgtctgtgtaaATGCACGTGTTAGTCTGCGTATGTGTCCGTGAATGAGTAtatgtgtaagtgtatgtgtgtgtgaatttctTTGTGTCTGAGGGTGTACGTATaaatgagtgtatatgtgtgaatatgtgtctgAGTCTAAAtttctgagtatgtgtgtatgtatgtgtatgtgtgtctgcatgtgtgtgagtataaatgtgtgtgtgagttcatGTATGTATGGGTGTGGGTATCCATGAGCACATGTGTTCCTCAGTCAGCGTGAGCAGGCCACTCCATCCTGCTCAGTGTCATTTCACCTGTTCACATATCTGTTTCCAGGTGGGTCACAGGGGCCTGGTCCTCATGCTCTGTGTCGTGCGGCAAAGGGTTTCGCCATCGGCAGGTGATGTGCTACCGCACCAGAGCCTCAGGAGGGGTGCAGCTGCTGGCTCCCCCTGCCTGCGCCCCCAGGGACCGTCCCCTGGGCAAAAGAGCCTGCACCCAGCCCCCATGTGACCAGTGGGACATCAAGCTAGGGAGCCAGGTAAGGCCAACCGCAGCAGCCACCTAGCGTAGCATGCTAGTCTGAAACTCATGATGGCCTGGGGTGAGATGGGATGTGCTGtcccagctgcagcccctggGTGACTCACCGAGGATCAAGGGTGTCACTGTCAGACATGACTCATGGAAGGCCCAGAGTAGATCAGAACCTTTGAGGTCTGGCTGCTGAtgaccctgggggagggggactgtcTTCATGGTGACAGTGCTCTGGGTGACAATTCTCTGAACTGGCTCCTGTTGATGTCACTCAGCAATGAGAACCCCTGACATGCTTCGTGATGCTGCTGTATCCAATATGGAAGCTGCAGCTCCATGAGGCTGTGGGAACTGGGCAGTGGGTGAAGGCTGGACCATCAGGCCAAGGACAGACCCCATAGCCCTGAGCGTACTTAGAAGTCCCCCAGAAAGGGAAAACAGTGCGATGATCGCACACAGATGGAAGACCTCAGAGTTAAACTTTTCCCTCCAACTGAATTCACTCTCGGGCTGGGGAGGCAAAGGGAGACCTCTGTCTCTTGGTCATTGCAGACAGGTGCATCATCTGAGtcctgtccccccctcccccag
Protein-coding regions in this window:
- the ADAMTSL3 gene encoding ADAMTS-like protein 3 isoform X2 gives rise to the protein MAAWRNPQCLRVWMVFLHTAFLQTTAEKSPGAYFLPEFALSPQGSFLEDTTGEEFLTYRYDDQLLVCCIYPLCKSCPSPFSRKTSRNAHSEEDTDGSWDAWGDWSDCSRTCGGGASYSLRRCLTGRNCEGQNIRYKTCSNQDCPADAEDFRAQQCSAYNDVQYQGHYHEWLPRYHDPTAPCALKCQARGRSLVVELAPKVLDGTRCNTDSLDMCISGTCQVVGCDHQLGSRAKEDSCGVCAGDGSTCRLVRGQSHVSPEKREENVIAVPLGSRSVRITVKGPAHLFIESKTLHGSRGEYSFPRAGTFMVENSTVEFQRGPERQTFRVPGPLNADFIFKARHVAARDSVVQFFFYQPISHQWRQTDFFPCTATCGGGYQLNSAECVDMRLGRVVPDHYCHYYPENVKPKPKLRECSMEPCPSSWEHNPWTACSVSCGGGIQRRSFVCVEESVQGTVLQVEEWKCMYAPRPHVLQTCNLFHCPRWAAMDWSQCTVTCGRGLRYRVVLCLDHRGEHVGGCNPQLKLHIKEECVVPVPCHKPREKGPVEASLPWLKQAHELEERGRVSEEPTLIAEPWSPCSTTCGPGIQLREVRCLVFLTFTQTETELPANECQGPTLPTQRSCLLRACAQSPIAHQPPSPLIPDGQTAYDWEYAGFTPCTATCWGGPVLVLALPTVHSSQSLGCSPHPPPGHQEAIAVCLHVQTQRVVNESLCDRTHRPPAMSQTCNTKPCPPRWQTGPWGPCSASCGVGIQTREVQCLHPGESSAPLQDCPEEKPHGLQACSQFPCPPTWHVEDWQQCSRTCGGGTQWRRVTCRQLLTDGSFRSLSDELCPVPKASSHKSCARIDCPPQLTTGHWSQCSVSCGRGTQRRKQVCHRLTAGGRRVPASKQMCEPNAELPLVRTCWMPACPAVQAELGGQRPEILGVRRVYIQTRAQLRVTLTVGSRAYLWPNTSVVIRCPVRHFQRLQVRWEKDGHCLHSSPRLAITKSGALKLRRLAAPDIGTYHCIAGSARDSVLLKLIGTDNRLLLPPAVREQSGVSPTLESLDHQADPLGATRHKMRASQKVLQSVKGQAAQQPSWDALLGPCGGTGSFWELQQLEGAAQLGAYSMDVGQFEELIRNMSQLVGTGEAGDDLASQLIYQLVASLAAVPQQREVPPYPDMEGTGKPTLQPQGPTLVRSNQAPSVSLNQTVNIRIGDTAYVTPRTTVVNILCELLTPMEATFMWTKNGAPVQPSDRIIWDGMGKMQIRNPTKKEEGLYGCLVSSHLGSDTERSLVLFAEAPAILSVERVVTVPKHSHLSVVVGGVIEAALGANVMIHCPTDGVPAPHVTWAKAGGGHLSDGDSSLLSASLRLYSVGLRDEGTYVCTATNALGEATAHTELRLQEQTQPSSHFSFRKNHRKPEVHDADPTSEAPPPELSWKLGHWTPCSASCGPLGTRVQKAQCVTATGQHVVEALCAHLKKPRASWQPCHPRDCPPRWVTGAWSSCSVSCGKGFRHRQVMCYRTRASGGVQLLAPPACAPRDRPLGKRACTQPPCDQWDIKLGSQCPERCLGHAGSSQPLWGLCPHHNDSSCEDSRGHPGRSCSPRDCMGCWLLHPWGSCSAPCGGGFQVRRVRCLHPHTCLPLAEGRCVQRHKPAARRPCLGPPCERD
- the ADAMTSL3 gene encoding ADAMTS-like protein 3 isoform X7, yielding MAAWRNPQCLRVWMVFLHTAFLQTTAEKSPGAYFLPEFALSPQGSFLEDTTGEEFLTYRYDDQLLVCCIYPLCKSCPSPFSRKTSRNAHSEEDTDGSWDAWGDWSDCSRTCGGGASYSLRRCLTGRNCEGQNIRYKTCSNQDCPADAEDFRAQQCSAYNDVQYQGHYHEWLPRYHDPTAPCALKCQARGRSLVVELAPKVLDGTRCNTDSLDMCISGTCQVVGCDHQLGSRAKEDSCGVCAGDGSTCRLVRGQSHVSPEKREENVIAVPLGSRSVRITVKGPAHLCPTRGSPGQRCPVLLLPAYQPSVAADRLLPLHSHMWWRLPAQLRRVRGHAPGTGGPRSLLPLLSGECEAQAQAEGVQHGAMPIQCTVTCGRGLRYRVVLCLDHRGEHVGGCNPQLKLHIKEECVVPVPCHKPREKGPVEASLPWLKQAHELEERGRVSEEPTLIAEPWSPCSTTCGPGIQLREVRCLVFLTFTQTETELPANECQGPTLPTQRSCLLRACAQSPIAHQPPSPLIPDGQTAYDWEYAGFTPCTATCWGGPVLVLALPTVHSSQSLGCSPHPPPGHQEAIAVCLHVQTQRVVNESLCDRTHRPPAMSQTCNTKPCPPRWQTGPWGPCSASCGVGIQTREVQCLHPGESSAPLQDCPEEKPHGLQACSQFPCPPTWHVEDWQQCSRTCGGGTQWRRVTCRQLLTDGSFRSLSDELCPVPKASSHKSCARIDCPPQLTTGHWSQCSVSCGRGTQRRKQVCHRLTAGGRRVPASKQMCEPNAELPLVRTCWMPACPAVQAELGGQRPEILGVRRVYIQTRAQLRVTLTVGSRAYLWPNTSVVIRCPVRHFQRLQVRWEKDGHCLHSSPRLAITKSGALKLRRLAAPDIGTYHCIAGSARDSVLLKLIGTDNRLLLPPAVREQSGVSPTLESLDHQADPLGATRHKMRASQKVLQSVKGQAAQQPSWDALLGPCGGTGSFWELQQLEGAAQLGAYSMDVGQFEELIRNMSQLVGTGEAGDDLASQLIYQLVASLAAVPQQREVPPYPDMEGTGKPTLQPQGPTLVRSNQAPSVSLNQTVNIRIGDTAYVTPRTTVVNILCELLTPMEATFMWTKNGAPVQPSDRIIWDGMGKMQIRNPTKKEEGLYGCLVSSHLGSDTERSLVLFAEAPAILSVERVVTVPKHSHLSVVVGGVIEAALGANVMIHCPTDGVPAPHVTWAKAGGGHLSDGDSSLLSASLRLYSVGLRDEGTYVCTATNALGEATAHTELRLQEQTQPSSHFSFRKNHRKPEVHDADPTSEAPPPELSWKLGHWTPCSASCGPLGTRVQKAQCVTATGQHVVEALCAHLKKPRASWQPCHPRDCPPRWVTGAWSSCSVSCGKGFRHRQVMCYRTRASGGVQLLAPPACAPRDRPLGKRACTQPPCDQWDIKLGSQCPERCLGHAGSSQPLWGLCPHHNDSSCEDSRGHPGRSCSPRDCMGCWLLHPWGSCSAPCGGGFQVRRVRCLHPHTCLPLAEGRCVQRHKPAARRPCLGPPCERD